TATGCTGGTCCAATCTTTCCCGGAGCAGTTGCCAGGTTGTGGTGGAAAGACTGTAAATATTGACGGTCTTGTAATGGGTATCATCATTTTTATGCGCGCCGCAATAAAATGCCTTGATCTCCTGGCGGCTATTGATTGTCACCGTGGTGCCGGTCATCCAGGGCCGCAATCCGGCCACTGCGATTCGATCAGGATAGAGCATATCCTTAAGCATTTCCGGGTCGAAAACAAGATCGCTCTCAATCAGCAGAAACGGTTCATCTATTGCCTCCCTGGCAAGCCATAAGGAATAAATATTGTTGGTTGTTCTGTATAACGTACTGGTTATATAAGTAATTTCCATTCCCCCGGCCCGAGTTCCAAGAAAACTACGAATACAGTCAGCTTGATGCCCGACAACTACGACCAGCCGCTTGAAATTATGTACCTTAAGGGAGTGGATCAACCTCTCAAGAATAGATATTTCATTGACCGGAACAAGGCATTTGGGCGTCATGTCGGTCAAAGGAGAAAGACGGCTGCCCGTACCTGCAGCCAACAGCAGAGCCGTGCTTACCTGTTCATTCGCAAGACCGGGATAAACAGTCCTGTTCTTCATTTATATTCCCTCCGAAATTATAACCAGACCATGACAGCAACACGGTGCGGTTTAGATCCTCTGTCTGAAACATCTACGCATAAGCGTGTATGTGGTGAGTTGCTCGAGTTGCGCCCATAGACTTTATTGGAACTGTAGAGGATTTTATCCAGCTCCGCTGGGTTAGGGTGTTAGCGATTATTTTCTGCCTTCTGCCTTTGGAAAACGAGATGAAGGAAGAGCCCAAAAAAATGAAAGGTCCAAAGAACTGATAGCAGGGACAAACGCAAGAGATCGGCGGCAAAAAGGCAATCAAATAACATGGATCCAGGCGGCCAACTTCGCGAGAGAACAGTAAATTGTATCATGACATCCTCAGATGGTCAAGGTGTATTCGGTGCCTGTGAGAGCTTACCCTTTACCTGCTATTTCAAAGAGCAGAAGCCCGACGACCTGGCATGGATTCGTCAGGCGGACCAGAAATGACCCCCTGTGAGGACTTACGGTTTATATGAAAGTCGTGCCGGACGAAGCTCGCTGTCCGGGGAGATTATATGGTGCAAGGCACCTGGGGCGCATCGATTCTCGCTTTTCTCGGCATTCGAAATGTAGATCAGAAGAGAACGTAAATGACAAGAAAAGAATTATTTCACGAAGGTAAACATTCAGTACCCCCCCTCCTGTCGGGAAAGGGGTCTTCTTCTACCAACGGCCGCTCCATTGAGAAGGGCCGGCTGTTCATAAACAGGCTATCAAGCAGGAACTCGCTTCGCCGCGGCGGCGA
The DNA window shown above is from Desulfobacterales bacterium and carries:
- a CDS encoding phosphocholine cytidylyltransferase family protein; the protein is MKNRTVYPGLANEQVSTALLLAAGTGSRLSPLTDMTPKCLVPVNEISILERLIHSLKVHNFKRLVVVVGHQADCIRSFLGTRAGGMEITYITSTLYRTTNNIYSLWLAREAIDEPFLLIESDLVFDPEMLKDMLYPDRIAVAGLRPWMTGTTVTINSRQEIKAFYCGAHKNDDTHYKTVNIYSLSTTTWQLLRERLDQHISNNMVNGYYETVFADMVNEGCLSFKPVFFDINHWYEIDTIADLRAAEQVLGLHHRPPVIGRINRAPRRHPGIKVSVAKDVSFDVTTVIH